The Wigglesworthia glossinidia endosymbiont of Glossina morsitans morsitans (Yale colony) genome has a window encoding:
- a CDS encoding translocation/assembly module TamB domain-containing protein, whose product MSRIFLKIFYINLIFNIFLFFFHVTYNLRVIENTVNFFIPNLFINKIQIISNSINFYSIKYQNKKFDLTIDELQIFFNFDLLNYKKIFSSSSKLKNIKLQFNFTQSEMNFIENIAKEKNIFSFLIQLFLKNIYINNIYIYCRDLIIFSEKIIMNMNFLKDSIDINFIQALNNTLNVPINGNYQNSLLKLKKLLESKNVQSFFIKNKISYQTKNILSFNKKIGFFSNLFVPEIRKNKINNSSNYNKNFLHNKNILKINFNFHGKLNYTKNFLNWNIKTNCNNFFILEKKIYESKINNYFLEGYISKIKKNLIELNSKIISDNDKKTAYIFASFYHNAKYILKINNFYFSVDENTIFLQRNIANINNLNIQFYINFEILKFNGNFKLNFKKDNKNMYFLINLNKFLFGRLQIENIYLKGERFNIYNYKNIVFYLKNITIFKQIFVKKLYFNIWGNVYNHIACLLFQKNNYIKKIKIYGTYNNQKFWNGLIKFENLYKKENSYKVLLNNFFEINLHKNNFFIKHYSKNKKFIYIIAQHTILQTSNTIKIQIRDTNIEILNYFLPSKIFLKGLIHGYFELSLQQDRIVPDIKVYLTGNNIHIRYYQEFIQCKYSFETVKFFTILKQDKIYLSWKTQLENHSKFEGYINILNITNKYNISGYILFQKVPLTFLKPIMLHLNITGIINSEIFFNNFNIIGNTNIQLLSINNEFIKLEFISSEFNMKFLGNICILDGLVRTNKGTLKLNGIANWLDKNVRQVLINLSGNKIDLIILNFMKIEVSPDIKIKIKENLCTITGKIQLSQFFIEIEKIPNRTLRISPDEILFSKNNVSNILNKRKIIPYDIKIYSNISIFVENNLEIDLLNIKAKLKGNLKFVKNLYNINLNGRIEIISGYLNIYGQDLEIKKGQIIFSGPIKMPYIDLEANQYAFSNKQHTISSMQIFGALDHPKLYIFSDPEKSDQEIFSYLLDQNKIDAPNFDTKNILASMLLELGIMKSEYFIQKIGNILGIQNLSLDKQGLGNKSKILLSGSLFPKLKIKYGIGIFDITKSILTLSYKLTKNIYLEAISEENQAVDIIYRFDF is encoded by the coding sequence ATGTCACGTATTTTTTTAAAAATATTTTACATAAATCTAATATTTAACATTTTTTTATTTTTTTTTCATGTTACTTATAATTTACGCGTAATAGAAAATACTGTAAATTTTTTTATACCTAATTTGTTCATAAATAAAATACAAATAATTTCTAATAGCATAAATTTTTATTCTATTAAATATCAAAATAAAAAATTTGACTTAACAATCGATGAATTGCAAATATTTTTTAATTTTGATTTGCTAAATTACAAAAAAATTTTTAGTAGTTCTTCTAAATTGAAAAACATCAAATTGCAATTTAATTTCACACAATCAGAAATGAATTTTATTGAGAATATTGCAAAAGAAAAAAATATTTTTAGTTTTTTAATTCAATTATTTTTGAAAAATATTTATATAAACAATATTTATATTTATTGTAGAGACTTAATAATCTTTTCAGAAAAGATCATCATGAATATGAATTTTTTGAAAGATTCTATAGATATTAATTTTATACAAGCTTTGAACAATACTTTAAATGTTCCAATTAATGGGAATTATCAAAATAGCTTACTAAAATTAAAAAAATTATTGGAATCAAAAAATGTTCAAAGTTTTTTTATAAAAAACAAAATATCGTATCAAACAAAAAATATTTTAAGTTTTAATAAAAAAATTGGTTTTTTTAGCAACTTATTTGTTCCTGAAATTAGAAAAAATAAAATAAATAATTCAAGTAATTATAATAAAAATTTTTTACACAATAAAAACATTTTAAAAATAAATTTTAATTTTCATGGAAAATTAAATTATACAAAAAATTTTTTAAATTGGAATATAAAAACGAATTGTAATAATTTTTTTATTCTAGAAAAAAAAATATATGAATCAAAAATAAACAATTATTTTTTGGAAGGTTACATTTCCAAGATTAAAAAAAATTTAATAGAATTAAATTCTAAAATTATCTCTGATAATGATAAAAAAACTGCATATATTTTTGCATCATTTTATCATAATGCAAAATATATTTTGAAAATTAACAACTTTTATTTTTCCGTAGATGAAAATACAATCTTTTTACAAAGAAATATTGCAAATATTAATAATTTAAACATTCAATTTTATATAAATTTTGAAATACTCAAATTTAATGGAAATTTTAAATTGAATTTTAAAAAAGATAATAAAAATATGTATTTTTTAATTAATTTAAATAAATTTTTATTTGGTAGATTACAAATCGAAAATATTTATTTAAAAGGGGAAAGATTTAATATTTATAATTACAAAAATATTGTTTTTTATTTAAAAAATATAACAATTTTTAAGCAAATATTTGTTAAAAAATTATATTTTAATATTTGGGGTAACGTTTACAATCATATTGCATGTTTATTATTTCAAAAAAATAATTATATTAAAAAAATTAAAATCTATGGTACATATAATAATCAAAAATTTTGGAATGGTTTGATTAAATTTGAAAATTTATATAAAAAAGAAAATTCATACAAGGTACTTTTAAATAATTTTTTCGAAATAAATTTACATAAAAATAATTTTTTTATCAAACATTATTCAAAAAATAAAAAATTTATATACATTATTGCACAACATACTATTTTGCAAACTTCTAATACAATAAAAATACAAATAAGAGATACAAATATAGAAATTTTAAATTATTTTTTACCATCTAAAATTTTTTTAAAAGGATTAATTCACGGATATTTTGAACTATCTTTACAACAAGATAGGATAGTACCAGATATTAAAGTATATCTTACAGGCAACAATATCCATATAAGATATTATCAGGAATTTATTCAATGTAAATATTCTTTTGAAACTGTAAAATTTTTTACTATTTTAAAACAAGATAAAATATATTTATCATGGAAAACACAACTCGAAAATCATAGTAAATTTGAAGGATATATTAATATTTTAAATATAACAAATAAATATAATATATCTGGTTATATTTTATTTCAGAAAGTTCCGTTAACTTTTTTAAAACCTATTATGTTACATTTAAATATTACAGGTATAATAAATTCTGAAATATTTTTTAATAATTTTAATATTATTGGAAATACAAATATTCAATTATTATCTATAAATAATGAATTTATAAAATTAGAATTTATTAGCAGCGAATTTAATATGAAATTTTTAGGTAATATATGTATTTTAGATGGATTAGTGCGTACTAATAAAGGAACTTTAAAATTAAACGGTATAGCAAATTGGCTTGATAAAAATGTTCGACAGGTGCTTATTAATTTATCAGGAAATAAAATAGATTTAATTATATTAAATTTTATGAAGATAGAAGTTTCTCCTGATATCAAAATAAAAATTAAAGAAAATTTGTGTACTATTACGGGAAAAATTCAATTATCGCAATTTTTTATAGAAATTGAAAAAATTCCAAATCGTACTTTACGTATATCACCAGACGAAATTTTGTTTAGCAAAAATAATGTATCAAATATTTTAAATAAACGTAAAATTATACCGTATGATATTAAAATATATTCTAACATATCTATTTTTGTAGAAAATAACCTAGAAATTGATTTATTAAATATTAAAGCTAAATTAAAAGGAAATTTAAAATTTGTTAAAAATTTATATAACATTAATTTAAATGGTCGTATAGAAATTATTTCTGGCTATTTAAATATTTATGGACAAGATTTAGAAATTAAAAAAGGACAAATTATATTTTCTGGTCCTATTAAAATGCCATATATAGATTTAGAAGCAAATCAATATGCATTTTCTAACAAACAACATACAATTTCAAGCATGCAAATTTTTGGAGCATTAGATCATCCTAAATTATATATTTTTTCTGATCCAGAAAAATCAGATCAAGAAATATTCTCTTATTTATTAGATCAAAACAAAATTGATGCACCAAATTTTGATACTAAAAACATACTTGCTTCCATGTTATTAGAACTAGGAATAATGAAAAGTGAATATTTTATTCAAAAAATTGGAAATATACTAGGCATACAAAATTTATCATTAGATAAACAAGGATTAGGTAATAAATCGAAAATTCTATTAAGTGGAAGTTTATTTCCGAAATTAAAAATAAAATACGGAATTGGTATATTTGATATCACTAAATCAATATTAACGTTAAGTTATAAATTAACCAAAAATATATATTTAGAAGCTATATCGGAAGAAAATCAAGCGGTAGATATAATCTACCGATTTGATTTTTAA
- the ppa gene encoding inorganic diphosphatase, with protein MNLNSVPAGKNLPHDIYAIIEIPTHSSPIKYEVDKDTGILFVNRFIPTSMFYPCNYGYINHTISLDGDPLDILVPTPFPVLHGSVIRCQPIGVLKMIDESGEDAKIIAIPHQKLLAGYSNAIKNINDISHLLKSQITHFFEHYKDLEEKKWTKVISWKGIQEAEKEIISSFNRKQSLST; from the coding sequence ATGAATTTAAATTCAGTACCGGCAGGAAAAAATCTTCCGCATGATATTTATGCAATCATAGAAATTCCTACACATTCTAGTCCAATTAAATACGAAGTAGATAAAGATACCGGAATATTATTTGTGAATAGATTTATTCCGACATCTATGTTTTATCCATGCAATTATGGATATATAAATCATACAATTTCTTTAGACGGAGATCCGTTAGATATATTAGTACCTACTCCATTTCCAGTATTACATGGTTCTGTGATACGTTGTCAACCAATTGGCGTATTAAAAATGATCGACGAATCAGGAGAAGATGCTAAAATTATTGCTATTCCACATCAAAAGTTACTTGCTGGATATAGTAATGCAATAAAGAACATTAACGACATTTCTCATTTACTGAAGTCACAAATTACTCATTTTTTTGAACATTATAAAGATCTTGAAGAAAAAAAATGGACTAAAGTAATTTCTTGGAAAGGAATTCAAGAAGCTGAAAAAGAAATTATATCATCTTTTAATCGTAAACAATCGTTATCTACTTAA
- the fbp gene encoding class 1 fructose-bisphosphatase, protein MISLRKFIFHHHNNFLISKEEIYSFFTIIELVVKIIRYHVSLGNTSNFFQKKNTKNIHGENQITLDIIANNNFKDILKTCSNIAGIVSEEEKKIITFQEQEKYGKYIFFIDPVDGSSNADINIPIGTIFSIYPRVSPIGISISEQDFLQPGNQQIMSGYILYGPATILVFTIKSGVHIFTYHPSYETFILSQKNVKFPDTGNIYSINEGNYNSFPKGIKKYLQYCKNQYDQNPISSRYVGSLVADFHRSLLKGGIYLYPNTQSYMYGKLRLMYECNPIAYLAEEASGKATNGDIRILDIIPKFIHQCSPFFSGTASMVEMVKKFILDSQSDSIKN, encoded by the coding sequence ATGATATCGCTACGTAAATTTATTTTTCATCATCATAATAATTTTTTAATTTCAAAAGAAGAAATATACTCATTTTTTACTATTATAGAATTAGTTGTTAAAATAATACGTTATCATGTTAGTTTAGGAAATACATCAAATTTTTTTCAAAAAAAAAATACAAAAAATATACACGGAGAAAATCAGATCACATTAGATATCATTGCTAACAATAATTTTAAAGATATATTAAAAACATGCAGCAATATTGCAGGAATAGTTTCTGAGGAAGAAAAAAAAATTATAACATTTCAAGAACAAGAAAAATATGGTAAATATATCTTTTTTATTGACCCAGTTGATGGTTCTTCAAATGCAGATATCAATATTCCTATTGGTACAATTTTTTCTATTTATCCTAGGGTCAGTCCTATTGGAATTTCAATAAGTGAACAAGATTTTTTACAACCAGGCAATCAACAAATAATGTCAGGGTATATATTATATGGACCTGCAACTATTTTAGTATTTACTATAAAATCAGGAGTACACATATTTACATATCATCCATCGTACGAAACTTTTATATTATCTCAAAAAAATGTAAAATTTCCTGATACAGGAAATATTTATTCAATTAATGAAGGAAACTATAATTCTTTTCCAAAAGGTATCAAAAAATACCTTCAATATTGCAAAAATCAATATGATCAAAATCCAATATCTTCCAGATACGTAGGATCTTTAGTAGCAGATTTTCATAGAAGTTTGCTGAAAGGCGGAATATATTTATATCCAAATACTCAGTCTTATATGTATGGCAAATTGAGATTAATGTACGAATGTAATCCTATCGCATATCTTGCAGAAGAAGCGTCAGGGAAAGCTACTAATGGTGATATAAGAATTTTAGATATCATTCCAAAATTTATACATCAATGTTCTCCTTTTTTCTCTGGAACAGCATCTATGGTAGAAATGGTAAAAAAATTTATCTTAGATTCTCAAAGTGATTCGATTAAAAATTAA
- a CDS encoding polyprenyl synthetase family protein, whose protein sequence is MNLKDIQKLISQDILFLNTKIATELNSKIKLINKLSKYMLKNKGKYIRPIAIILATKALKCKTKKYFTLSTLIELIHMATLLHDDIVDNAKIRRGKKSAHFMFGRSSAILVGDFIYTRAFQMISSLNSLRIFKILANSVNMIATGEILQLTYANDPNITVKNYMQIIYQKTASLFEAALYSSAILSEANLMEEKALRNYGKYLGISFQLINDVSDYNVKNIRSEMCAGNDLNNGKLTLPLLHAMKNSNQKQFNFIQTAIRVGNQRHLLHNILKIMYEYNSLEFTLNCAKLKIEKAISCLNVLPSSSYRQGLKALAKVFLKEHVKNYK, encoded by the coding sequence ATGAACCTAAAAGACATTCAAAAACTAATATCTCAAGATATTTTATTTTTAAATACAAAAATCGCTACTGAATTAAATTCAAAAATTAAATTGATTAATAAATTGAGTAAATATATGTTAAAAAACAAAGGAAAATATATTCGTCCTATTGCGATAATATTAGCGACAAAAGCATTAAAATGCAAAACAAAAAAATATTTTACTTTATCTACCTTAATTGAGTTAATCCATATGGCAACTTTATTGCATGATGATATCGTAGATAATGCTAAAATTCGTAGAGGTAAAAAATCTGCACATTTTATGTTTGGTAGATCATCTGCTATTTTAGTAGGCGATTTTATTTATACTCGTGCTTTTCAAATGATTTCTTCTTTAAATTCTTTACGAATTTTTAAAATACTTGCTAACTCAGTAAATATGATTGCAACAGGAGAAATATTACAATTAACATATGCAAATGATCCAAACATTACAGTAAAAAATTATATGCAAATTATATATCAAAAAACTGCAAGTCTTTTTGAAGCTGCACTGTATTCCAGTGCAATACTATCCGAAGCCAATTTAATGGAAGAAAAAGCATTACGAAATTACGGTAAATATTTAGGGATTTCGTTTCAATTGATTAATGATGTATCAGATTATAACGTAAAAAACATTCGATCTGAAATGTGTGCAGGCAATGATCTAAATAATGGCAAACTAACTTTACCTTTACTACACGCGATGAAAAACAGTAATCAAAAACAATTTAACTTTATTCAAACAGCAATACGAGTAGGAAACCAAAGACACTTATTGCATAACATTTTAAAAATTATGTACGAATACAATTCTTTAGAATTTACATTAAATTGTGCAAAATTAAAAATAGAAAAAGCAATTTCTTGTTTAAATGTATTACCTTCATCTTCATATCGTCAAGGTTTGAAAGCACTCGCAAAAGTATTTTTAAAGGAGCATGTTAAAAATTATAAATAA
- the rplU gene encoding 50S ribosomal protein L21, whose product MYAIFESYGNQYRVKKGEVLFLNKISANLGSVIEFEKILLLSKDNQIFLGQPYVQGARILAKINNHIQKKKIRIIKFSRRKHFRKNQGYRQKLTSLKIIDICY is encoded by the coding sequence ATGTATGCAATTTTTGAAAGCTATGGAAATCAATACCGAGTGAAAAAAGGCGAAGTTTTATTTTTAAATAAAATTTCCGCTAATTTAGGGAGTGTTATTGAATTTGAAAAAATTTTGTTGTTATCTAAAGATAATCAAATATTTTTAGGACAACCGTATGTTCAAGGAGCACGAATATTAGCTAAAATCAATAATCATATTCAAAAAAAAAAAATTAGAATTATTAAATTTTCTCGAAGAAAACATTTTAGAAAAAATCAAGGATATCGACAAAAATTAACGAGTTTAAAAATAATAGATATTTGTTATTAA
- the rpmA gene encoding 50S ribosomal protein L27 has translation MAHKKAGGSTRNGRDSIGKRLGIKLFGGQKVHPGNIIIRQRGTKFHPGFNVGCGKDHSLYALKKGVIYFNKNKKNKKKFVNVLVE, from the coding sequence ATGGCACATAAGAAAGCTGGAGGTTCTACAAGAAATGGTCGAGATTCAATCGGAAAAAGATTAGGGATCAAATTGTTTGGAGGACAGAAAGTGCACCCAGGAAACATTATTATTCGACAAAGAGGTACTAAATTTCATCCTGGATTTAATGTAGGATGCGGTAAAGATCATAGCTTATATGCTTTAAAAAAAGGCGTAATATATTTTAATAAAAATAAGAAAAACAAAAAAAAATTTGTCAATGTTCTCGTAGAATAA
- the cgtA gene encoding Obg family GTPase CgtA — MHFLDYATILVQGGKGGDGLISFRREKYIPYGGPDGGNGGDGGNVWICSNKNLYDLSKCVSRNSFIAQNGQNGKKNNASGKKGKDIVISVPLGTKIFYMRNTHEIVLGNTKYHDEKFIVARGGKHGFGNYHFKSSVCRVPRKCTTGEPGESKIINLNFTLSANVGLFGLPNTGRSLFMKTVSRAKPKIAHYPFTTKLPYLGVVKIDKNKKFICIDIPSIKIDHYATNANKFSKHLQKCKLILHFVHIDCSNIKDTIKNIEISIKIIKNFGNLRLKTFWLIFNKSDLICNKNLFMKQAKFISYSTGYQDNFFVISSHTKHNLNLLLQKIYDFILVKNNR; from the coding sequence GTGCATTTTTTAGATTACGCGACAATTTTAGTACAAGGAGGCAAAGGTGGGGATGGACTTATAAGTTTTAGAAGAGAAAAATACATCCCTTATGGAGGTCCAGACGGAGGTAATGGAGGCGATGGAGGAAACGTTTGGATTTGTTCGAATAAAAACTTGTATGACTTATCTAAATGTGTTTCTCGCAATTCTTTTATTGCTCAAAATGGACAAAACGGAAAAAAAAATAATGCTTCTGGAAAAAAAGGAAAAGATATCGTTATTTCAGTACCGTTAGGTACAAAAATATTTTACATGCGTAATACACACGAAATTGTTCTTGGAAATACAAAATATCATGATGAAAAATTTATTGTTGCTAGAGGCGGAAAACATGGTTTTGGTAATTATCATTTTAAATCTTCCGTTTGTAGAGTACCAAGAAAATGTACTACCGGTGAACCGGGAGAATCAAAAATAATTAACTTAAATTTTACTCTTTCAGCAAATGTTGGATTATTTGGACTTCCTAACACCGGACGTTCTTTATTTATGAAAACTGTTTCACGTGCAAAACCTAAAATTGCACACTATCCATTTACTACAAAATTACCATATTTAGGGGTAGTAAAAATAGATAAAAATAAAAAATTTATATGCATCGATATACCGAGCATTAAGATAGACCACTATGCAACAAATGCAAATAAGTTTAGTAAACATTTGCAAAAATGTAAATTAATTTTGCATTTCGTACATATAGATTGTTCAAACATAAAAGATACTATTAAAAATATTGAGATCAGCATAAAAATAATAAAAAATTTTGGAAATTTAAGATTAAAAACTTTTTGGTTGATTTTTAATAAATCAGATCTAATCTGCAATAAAAATCTATTTATGAAACAAGCAAAATTTATATCATATTCTACAGGATATCAAGATAACTTTTTTGTGATTTCTTCTCATACAAAACACAACTTAAATTTATTATTGCAAAAAATTTATGACTTTATTTTAGTTAAAAATAATAGATAA
- a CDS encoding FAD-dependent monooxygenase has translation MEKIFDIVIVGGSIIGSSIAIKLHQAGFLIKLIEMKTPCRFINNQIPDFKVLALNNTSIQFLREINVWQKIEKKFYTKFKYIETWKDPFFPIYFCSEILNKSKLGVIIENYRLYQELLNVISSKKINAQYNTYLKNICYLPSENLWKIHYDNEKTIFSRMIIGSDGQNSWIRKKSGIPYLSFQYNQACMLIIVKLKVNNKDTVWQSLDPTGPKALLPLYENWALLIWYDNPNYLYELQKMPNQKIEKKIIENFPKKLGPIHLYKHKVVPLKFLYGYQYVQQGLALVGDALHTIHPLAGQGANLGFRDIKILSDLLISVKSEKYTWNHISILKKYEKKCRLYNTIMQFGIDTFRLLFSHDSILTENICNPIFNVAESSKILKKILIKYASGIF, from the coding sequence ATGGAAAAAATATTTGACATTGTTATTGTTGGTGGAAGTATTATAGGAAGCAGTATAGCAATTAAATTGCATCAAGCAGGATTTTTAATAAAATTAATTGAAATGAAAACTCCATGTAGATTTATAAATAATCAAATTCCAGATTTTAAAGTTTTAGCTTTAAATAATACTTCAATACAATTTTTACGCGAAATTAATGTATGGCAAAAAATTGAAAAAAAATTTTACACTAAATTCAAATACATTGAAACGTGGAAAGATCCTTTTTTTCCAATATACTTTTGTTCTGAAATTTTAAATAAATCTAAATTAGGCGTAATTATTGAAAATTACAGATTATATCAAGAATTATTAAATGTAATAAGTTCTAAAAAAATCAATGCTCAATACAATACATATTTAAAAAATATATGCTATCTTCCTTCAGAAAATCTTTGGAAAATTCATTATGACAACGAAAAAACTATATTTAGTAGGATGATTATTGGTTCTGACGGACAAAACTCTTGGATTAGAAAAAAATCTGGTATACCTTATTTAAGTTTTCAATATAATCAAGCTTGCATGTTGATTATCGTAAAATTAAAAGTAAACAATAAAGATACCGTATGGCAATCATTAGATCCAACAGGTCCGAAAGCATTATTACCTTTATATGAAAATTGGGCATTGTTGATTTGGTATGATAATCCTAATTACTTATATGAATTACAAAAAATGCCTAATCAAAAAATTGAAAAAAAAATCATAGAGAATTTTCCTAAAAAACTTGGACCAATACATTTATATAAACATAAAGTAGTTCCTTTAAAGTTTTTATATGGGTATCAATATGTTCAACAAGGACTAGCATTAGTAGGAGATGCGCTGCATACTATACATCCATTAGCAGGACAAGGTGCTAATCTTGGTTTTAGGGATATAAAAATTTTGTCTGATTTATTAATTTCAGTTAAATCTGAAAAATATACATGGAATCACATATCAATATTAAAAAAATATGAAAAGAAATGTAGATTATATAATACAATTATGCAGTTTGGTATCGATACGTTTCGCTTATTATTTTCTCATGATTCTATTTTAACTGAAAATATATGTAATCCTATTTTTAATGTAGCAGAATCTTCTAAAATATTAAAAAAAATATTAATTAAATATGCTTCTGGAATTTTTTAA
- the folB gene encoding dihydroneopterin aldolase, producing MNILFIKKLQIMASIGINNWEKNYLQKIFIDIELSIRSCCSKNTVSLINHIDYIKIKDAIVFLVQKKHFNLIENLAEEIVDMLITNFSIISFIKITINKPSAILEASNVGITIIRHIKKQ from the coding sequence ATGAACATTTTATTTATTAAAAAATTACAAATTATGGCTTCAATTGGAATAAACAATTGGGAAAAAAATTATTTACAAAAAATATTTATAGACATTGAGCTTTCAATTCGTTCATGTTGTTCTAAAAATACAGTTTCATTGATAAATCATATAGATTATATAAAAATTAAAGATGCAATTGTTTTTTTAGTACAGAAAAAACATTTCAATTTAATTGAAAATCTTGCCGAAGAAATAGTAGATATGTTAATAACTAATTTTTCTATTATTTCATTTATAAAAATAACAATTAATAAGCCTTCAGCAATTTTAGAAGCATCGAATGTAGGTATTACAATAATACGTCATATAAAAAAACAATAA
- the tsaD gene encoding tRNA (adenosine(37)-N6)-threonylcarbamoyltransferase complex transferase subunit TsaD — MLILGIETSCDDTSVAIYDTKQGLIINKVVHQKNVHANYGGIVPELASEYHLKYIQSTLKKILKKSYILISDISGVAYTAGPGLERSLAIGASFACALAYSLSIPSVGIHHLEGHLLTTMLENKKPNFPFLGLIISGAHTQLILANSLGTYKILGDCLDDALGEAFDKTANLLGINYPGGKKLSILAKYGNSQRFFFPRPMIKQSGVNFSFSGLKTYVKNVICSYSKIDHQTRCDVARAFEDAILDTIEIKCRRALNFTQCKNLVIAGGVSANHAIRKRLNQVMRSRGGKLFFSKQSLCTDNAAMIAYVGSIRLKKNASRKIFIRPRWCLEDLSKP, encoded by the coding sequence ATGTTAATTTTAGGCATCGAAACGTCATGTGACGACACAAGCGTAGCAATTTATGATACAAAGCAAGGTTTAATTATAAATAAAGTCGTACATCAAAAAAATGTGCATGCTAACTATGGAGGAATCGTACCAGAGCTAGCATCCGAATATCATTTAAAATATATCCAATCTACTCTTAAAAAAATATTGAAAAAGTCTTATATATTAATTTCAGACATTTCTGGAGTAGCCTATACAGCCGGACCTGGTTTGGAAAGATCTTTAGCTATCGGTGCTTCTTTTGCTTGCGCTTTAGCATATTCTTTAAGTATACCTTCCGTAGGCATACACCACTTAGAAGGACATTTACTAACCACAATGCTTGAAAATAAAAAACCAAATTTTCCATTTTTAGGTCTAATTATATCTGGCGCACATACTCAATTAATTTTAGCAAATAGTCTTGGAACATACAAAATTCTCGGAGATTGTCTCGATGACGCATTAGGAGAAGCATTTGACAAAACTGCAAATTTATTAGGTATCAATTATCCGGGAGGTAAAAAGTTATCTATATTAGCAAAATATGGAAATTCTCAAAGATTTTTTTTTCCTAGACCTATGATAAAACAATCTGGAGTAAATTTTAGTTTTTCTGGATTAAAAACATATGTAAAAAATGTTATTTGTTCATATTCTAAAATAGATCATCAAACACGCTGCGACGTTGCTCGTGCTTTTGAAGATGCAATACTTGATACAATAGAAATTAAATGTCGTAGAGCACTAAATTTTACTCAATGCAAAAATTTAGTAATCGCAGGAGGGGTCAGTGCAAATCATGCTATTAGAAAACGTTTAAATCAAGTAATGCGAAGTAGAGGAGGGAAATTATTTTTTTCAAAACAATCTTTATGCACCGACAATGCTGCTATGATTGCTTATGTCGGGTCAATCCGTTTAAAAAAAAATGCATCAAGAAAAATATTTATTCGACCACGATGGTGTTTAGAAGATCTTTCAAAACCTTAA
- the rpsU gene encoding 30S ribosomal protein S21 yields the protein MPIIKIRENEPFDVALRRFKRSCEKAGILAEVRRREFYEKPTTERKRAKASAIKRHAKKIAREHARKIRLY from the coding sequence ATGCCAATAATTAAAATTCGTGAAAATGAACCATTTGACGTAGCTTTACGTCGCTTTAAACGTTCTTGTGAAAAAGCAGGAATTTTAGCTGAAGTACGTCGAAGAGAATTTTACGAAAAACCTACAACAGAAAGAAAAAGGGCAAAAGCTTCTGCTATTAAAAGACATGCTAAAAAAATAGCACGCGAACATGCAAGAAAAATTAGATTATATTAA